GCGCGCGTTCGCTTTCCAGCGCGGCGAGACGGCTCCGCGAACTGGCGGCAGAGCTTTCCGCGCGGACCCGGTCGAAACCGGGCGCAATGCCCGCACGCTCGCGCACACCGGCGAGCCGCGCCAGTTCCTCCGCCGAGTCCAGATCGTTGCGCACTTCCGCCTCGCGCGCCTGCAGCGTGCGCCAGTCGATCACCGTCGCGGCAATTTCGGCGAGCAGCGCGCTGCGCACAGCGCGTGCGCTGGCATCGGCGGCATCGACCCGTGCCAGTGCGGCGCGCTCCTGCGCGCGTAGGCGGCCGAACAGGTCGAGATCCCAGCGCGTGGTCAGATTGGCCGCATAGGACACGCGTTCGGTCTCCAAACTCACCCCGGTCGGCAGGCTTCCGCCGAAGGAATTGGGATTGGTCCGCGTACCGGTGACCGAAGCTTCTACGCCCACGGCGGGCAGGCGCTCGGCTCCCGCGCGGTCGGCCCCGGCGCGGGCCTGCTCGACGCGAGCCGCGGCTTCGGCGAGCGTGGGAGACGACGCGAGCGCCTGCGCCGCCAGCGTATCGAACGCCGGATCGCCGACGGGCAAAAGCTGGGCCAGCGCGGTGCCGACAGGCGCCTCGGGAGCGAACAGGAAGCTGTCGGGCAGGACCGGAACGGGAGTTGCGACTTCGCGCGGCGGCCCGCCGACGCAGGCGGCCAGCGACAACGCACTGGCGACCATCAGGAGCGCGCGGGGTTTCATTCTTCGGCTCCCCGCGCGGCGATATAGGCATCAACCTGCTGGCCCACGCGGAACAGCCCGTCCGCCTCCGGCAGTTCGTAGATCACTTGCAACACGCGAACATCGACGCGTTCGGCCGCGCTGTTGGTGAGCGAGCGCTTGGGCACCACCCGCGGTTCGGCGCGGACGAACTCGGCCTCGACCTGCCGGTCCGCAGCGCCGCGCGGGCTGACCGTGGCAGGGGCGCCAAGCTGGAGCCGCGGGGCCTGTTCCTCATCGATGTCGATGCGCACATGCAGCGGCTGGGTCTGGCCCATCTCGATAAAGGGCTGCGAGCCGCCGCCGCCCATTGTGCTGACATATTCGCCCTTGCGGATATTCACCGCGAGAATTTCGCCCGCGATCGGTGCGCGAACGGTCAGCCGCGCGATTTCGGTCTGCGCCGAACCCGCACGCGCCTGCGCGGCCTGCAAGCGTGCCTGCGCCAGCCGGGCGCGTTCATTGGCCGACGCTGCCTCCCCCTCTGCGCGGATGACTTCGGCGCGGCTGACCGCGGCGGGATCCTCGACATTGCGATACAGCGCAAGCTGGCGCGCGGCGGTGGCGCGTGCGCTTTGCGCTTCGGAAATCGCCGCGCGGGCTTCGGCAATCGCGGCATTGGCTTCGCGCAATTGCGCGCGGACCGCCCGGTCGTCGACCGTGAACAGCACGTCGCCTTCTTCGACGCGGTCACCCGGCTCGACCAGCAGTCCGGTGATCAGTCCCGACAGCGCCGAGCCGATCTGGATGGTTTCGCTCGACGGCTCGACCACCCCGGCGCCTGCGACACGGGCCTCGGCGGCGAGGTTTGCCGGTGCATGCGGCGGTTCGCGGCCCGGTTCGGACAGCTCGCGGTCGGGCAGGCCGACCAGGATGAAGATCACTGCGGCAACCAGGCCGACCAAGGCGACCACCGGCAGGGTCTGGCGCGAGAAGCTGAGGTTGTTCCAGTCGAGAGCCATGTCAGTGTCCTTCGGGCATATCGCTGCCGTCGTGGGTGATCCGCCCGTCTTCGAGCACGAGGATGCGGTCGGCGAGGTCGAAAATGCGGTTGTCGTGGGTGACGATGATGCAGGCGCGATCGGGCGCGACGGCAACTTCGCGCAGCAGGTCCATCACCCGGCGCCCCGAAGAGGCATCGAGCGCGGCGGTGGGTTCGTCGCACACCACCAGCCGCGGTTCGTGCACCAGCGCGCGGGCGA
This genomic window from Qipengyuania sp. HL-TH1 contains:
- a CDS encoding efflux RND transporter periplasmic adaptor subunit; translated protein: MALDWNNLSFSRQTLPVVALVGLVAAVIFILVGLPDRELSEPGREPPHAPANLAAEARVAGAGVVEPSSETIQIGSALSGLITGLLVEPGDRVEEGDVLFTVDDRAVRAQLREANAAIAEARAAISEAQSARATAARQLALYRNVEDPAAVSRAEVIRAEGEAASANERARLAQARLQAAQARAGSAQTEIARLTVRAPIAGEILAVNIRKGEYVSTMGGGGSQPFIEMGQTQPLHVRIDIDEEQAPRLQLGAPATVSPRGAADRQVEAEFVRAEPRVVPKRSLTNSAAERVDVRVLQVIYELPEADGLFRVGQQVDAYIAARGAEE
- a CDS encoding efflux transporter outer membrane subunit, whose translation is MKPRALLMVASALSLAACVGGPPREVATPVPVLPDSFLFAPEAPVGTALAQLLPVGDPAFDTLAAQALASSPTLAEAAARVEQARAGADRAGAERLPAVGVEASVTGTRTNPNSFGGSLPTGVSLETERVSYAANLTTRWDLDLFGRLRAQERAALARVDAADASARAVRSALLAEIAATVIDWRTLQAREAEVRNDLDSAEELARLAGVRERAGIAPGFDRVRAESSAASSRSRLAALESERARLLGRLVTLTAQGGAQVRSALALGEPVTDVPAPPATLPSALLANRPDVLAAAATLVAQDAELAATARRRFPVFDLSGAIGLLAFGIGDVFDSESVVGSLAATIAGPLLDFGRVQAEIDGAAAEKRLAFESYRGAVFTAFGDAEAGYGLVAAADGEAAAVAQEAANLQRAARLANTRYEAGLADFLTVLEARRAADASGERAAAARGRAQRARVVLWQALGGSELP